AACGTGAATACGGCCACGGCTACTGCTCCCAAAGCCTGGCAGTGGGATTCGGACCTGATTGGGTACGATGCGCTGACCAGTTACGGCTCGCCCTCGTACTACGTGCAAAAGATGTTCAGCGAGTACCTGGGCGACCACATCGTACCCACGACGGGCGCCAGCATCCCGCTGCGCAAGCGCCCGCTCACCCGGCGCGACAGTGTGGAGGGGAAAACTCCGGCGCCCGTCCCTGCTCTGTTCTACGCCGCCACGAAAAACGATCAGACGGGGACGGTGTACTTGAAAATGGTTAACACCCTCGGCACCAAGCAACCCGTTGACGTCACCCTGCAGGGCCTTGCAAAAGTGGTTTCCAGCGCCACAGTGGTGGTGCTGAAAGGGGTTAAGCCGGAGGACACCAATAGTATAACCGAACCCAAAAAGATCATTCCAACTACGTCTAAAATCAAACGGGTAGGGCCGCATTTCACCCGAGTGCTCGACCCGTATTCGGTAACCGTCCTACAGCTGCAAACAAAATAGCAGAGACTGCCTGGGGTAACTCCGTAAAAATGGATGATTAGCAGGCAGAGCATTGCACCCCTGGCCTAACTGGGTGCTGCCGCAGCGGTTTTCTCATGCACCGCCCATGCCAGCCTGCTGCCGCAAAAGACGAAAACGCTTAAACGAGTGCTCGGTATGTTGACTGCCGTCGCCGCGTTCAATCAACTCTCTTTTCCGGGGTAGCGTTGAGCTCTAATTCCGGCTAGAGTTAGTTGCAACGGCAGCAGGACGGCTGATTGTCCCCAAACCAAGGCCTTAATTGTCAATAAAAAGGTATTAGTGCACCCGGCATTAACCGTCTCATTCGCCCACATGACCGCACGAGAAAATTCATTGCGACCACCGGGCTGCTTTGCCTAAGCACGGTGGCGGCCTTGGCGCAGGTAATAGATTCCAAGGTAGTTGATAACGGCAGCGGTGGCCCCATAAAGCCATGGCCGCGACCGAAGCCGCTTTGCCTGCGTACGTCGTCTACCGGCTTAAAGACCTTGAAGCCGCCAAGGCTGAGGGCCAGCCGCCGGTGATTGTGTTCGGGAACGGGGGTTGCGCCAACACTTTTATCGCCCACGAGAAGGTGCTGTCGGCTGCCTCCTGCCGCGGCGCGGCCAAAACCGGAAATAGTGCGAGCAATAGGATGCGGGACGCGGACGCCAACCCGATTACCGTCGCCCAAGACATTCGTTACCGGGAAGGTAACGGCCCCGCCTGGGTGCTCGACCTGGCTACGCCCGCGGCGCGGGGCCATCAGCGGTGGCCAGCCTTGGTGATTGTGCACGGGGGCGGGTGGGGCATGGGTTCTGCATCGGACCCCGTGTACCAGAAAATGATGGTGGACTACGCCCTAAAAAGGTAGGTGACCTTTAATGTCACTTACCGGCTGACCGGTGAAGCGCCGTTTCCGGCCTGCATCGTCGATTGCTGCCGTCTTCTCCCTAGTCGGCGGCCCCGCGGCCCGCAACACCAAGGCCGGCCGGCGGCACTCAGCGGTAAGGGTCCCGGGCCACTACCTAACTACCTCTACTACCTAACCTAGAACACCTTATTGCTTTTACAGCCTGAATAAGAATCAACCAACGGCCCCCGTATTGTTACCCGTACTGTCCTGCTCAGCCGAGCAGAACGCGCAATTCGTCACGCAATGCCGGGACGGACAAAAAGGCTGGCCGCTGGCTTTTAATTCACTTCTTCTCCCAACAAGCCCGCAAGCAACCCCGGGGAACACCCCGGGGAAAGCCAGGGCGAGCAACCAACCAGCAAAGTACAGGACAGTTCCAGCCCGGTCGAAGTGGTTCTTGCCGACCAGTAACCACCAGACTTGCTTGCTCATGCCTCCTTCCCTACTCCGTATTCCGGCGCTTACCCGGCGGAGCGTGCTGCTACTCACCGCCGCGCTGGCCGCGGTGAGCGCCCGCGCGCAGACGCCCGCACGCCTCACCACGTCCTTCGATGCCGATTGGCGCTTTGCGTTGCAGGATGCCCCCGGCGCCGAACAAGTTACCTTTAATGATGCCGGCTGGAAAACCGTCGCCGTGCCCCACGACTGGAGCATTGCCGGGCCGTACGACCGCGCCAATCCCCCGCACGCGGGGGCGGCTACCTGCCCGGCGGCGTGGGCTGGTACCGCAAGCAGTTCACCCTGCCCGCGGCCGACACCAAGCGCCAGGTGTGGGTGGAATTCGACGGGGTGATGGCCAACAGCGAGGTGTGGCTGAACGGGCACAAGCTCGGGCAGCGGCCCTACGGCTATAGCAGCTTCGCCTACGACCTAACGCCCTACCTCGTGCCGGGCAAGGCCAACGTGCTGGCCGTGCGCGCCGACAACTCGGTGCAGCCGGCCTCGCGCTACTACACCGGCGCCGGTATCTACCGCCACGTGCGGCTGGTGAGCACGGCCCCTACCCACTTCACCTACGGCGGCGTATTCGTAAGCACGCCGCAAGCCACGGCCGCCCAGGCCCAGGTGCAGGTGCAGGCCGAAGTGCAGAACCAGGCCACGGCGCCGGGCACCTACACGCTGGAAACCACGCTGCTGGCCCCGAACGGCAAGCCCGTGGCTACCACCCGCAGCAACCAGGCCGTGGCGGCTGGCCAGACCGTGATCTTCACCCAGACCCTGCCGGTAGCCAAGCCCCAGCGCTGGAGTTTAACGCAGCCCGTGCTCTACCGAGCCACCACGCGCCTGCTAGCTGGCAAAGCCGTACTGGATGAACAAACTACGCCCTTCGGGATTCGGGAGGTGAAGTTTGAGGCCGCCACCGGCTTTTGGCTGAACGGCCAGAACCTGAAAATCAAGGGCGTATGCCTGCACCACGATGCCGGGGCCCTGGGCGCGGCCGTGCCGCTGCGGGCCTGGGAGCGCCGACTGGAGTTGCTTAAGCAAGTGGGCGTCAACGGCATCCGCACGGCCCACAACCCGATGGCCCCCGAATTTTTGGACCTCTGCGACCGGATGGGCTTGGTGGTGCTCGACGAAACGTTTGACACCTGGACCGCGGCCAAAAACAACGCCGAGCAGGGCTACAACCGCTTTTTCAAGGACTGGTGGCAGGCCGACACCCGCGACATGGTGCGCCGCGACCGCAACCACCCCAGCATCGTGCTTTACAGCGTGGGCAACGAAATTCGCGATAACCTCAACAGTCCCGAGGGCTTCCAGACTTATAAGCAGCAGCAGGACCTGGTGCACCAAACCGACCCCACCCGCCCGGTGACCATGGCCTTGTTCCGCCCTGGCCAAAGCAAAGTCTACGAAAACGGCTTCGTGGAAACCATGGACGTGGTCGGCCAAAACTACCGGGATGCCGAGTTGGTGGCCGCCCACGAGGCCAAGCCCACCCGCAAAGTCATCGGCACCGAGAACGGCCACGACCTGCCCGCCTGGCTGATTTTGCGCGACAAGCCCTACCTGGCCGGGCAGTTCTTGTGGACCGGCTTCGACTACCTGGGCGAGGGCGACTGGCCGGAAATCGCCAACGGCCAGGGCTTGTTTGACCGGACCGGCAACTGGCGGCCCGTCGCGTACCAGCGCCAGAGCTGGTGGGGCGCCGAGCCCGTGGTGCGCCTGGTGCGCAAAGCGGAAAACGCCGGGGCCGGGGCCTGGGTGGCCAACTGGACGCCTACCGACTTCGACACCTACGACGATGCCAAAGTGCAGGTGTACAGCAACTGCGACGAAGTGGAGTTGTTTCTCAACGGCAAGTCCCTGGGGGGTAAGCCCAAGCCGGCCGACGACTCGCCCCGCGCCTGGGACGTTACGTTTGCCAAGGGCACCCTGCGCGCCGTGGCCCGCAACAAGGGCAAGGTAGCGGCCACCGACGAGCTGAAAACGGCCGGCCCACCGGCCCGCATCGTGCTGAGCACCGACCGCCCCCGGCTAACCCACGACTGGGACGACGTGGCCTACATCACGGCCCGCGTGGTTGATGCTAACGGCGTGCTCTGCCCCAATGCCGACCAGCAACTCACCTTTAGTGCCAGCGGCGCGGGCGCGGTAGTAGCCGTCGACAACGGCAATATTGCCAGTCACGAGCTTTATCAGGCGCAGACGCGCCAGGCCTACCAGGGACAGTGCATGGCCATTGTCAAGGCCAACGCCCCAACTGGTAAAATTACGCTCAGTGCCTCGGC
This window of the Hymenobacter volaticus genome carries:
- a CDS encoding glycoside hydrolase family 2 TIM barrel-domain containing protein, which gives rise to MGWYRKQFTLPAADTKRQVWVEFDGVMANSEVWLNGHKLGQRPYGYSSFAYDLTPYLVPGKANVLAVRADNSVQPASRYYTGAGIYRHVRLVSTAPTHFTYGGVFVSTPQATAAQAQVQVQAEVQNQATAPGTYTLETTLLAPNGKPVATTRSNQAVAAGQTVIFTQTLPVAKPQRWSLTQPVLYRATTRLLAGKAVLDEQTTPFGIREVKFEAATGFWLNGQNLKIKGVCLHHDAGALGAAVPLRAWERRLELLKQVGVNGIRTAHNPMAPEFLDLCDRMGLVVLDETFDTWTAAKNNAEQGYNRFFKDWWQADTRDMVRRDRNHPSIVLYSVGNEIRDNLNSPEGFQTYKQQQDLVHQTDPTRPVTMALFRPGQSKVYENGFVETMDVVGQNYRDAELVAAHEAKPTRKVIGTENGHDLPAWLILRDKPYLAGQFLWTGFDYLGEGDWPEIANGQGLFDRTGNWRPVAYQRQSWWGAEPVVRLVRKAENAGAGAWVANWTPTDFDTYDDAKVQVYSNCDEVELFLNGKSLGGKPKPADDSPRAWDVTFAKGTLRAVARNKGKVAATDELKTAGPPARIVLSTDRPRLTHDWDDVAYITARVVDANGVLCPNADQQLTFSASGAGAVVAVDNGNIASHELYQAQTRQAYQGQCMAIVKANAPTGKITLSASAPGLAAGTLTLDAAPARSK